Proteins encoded within one genomic window of Hahella chejuensis KCTC 2396:
- a CDS encoding methyltransferase domain-containing protein: protein MTDAGANNPINADGIIETTQKLLCATSAAAKPHLDALVSALATVTGIDLYPSCYNEDLSTQTGFGKAISPLEAGRCAWDIERTRIFMAGVYQAIQDVLQRQDRVELLYAGTGPFGLLLAPLAPLFPADKLKVTLLDIHEASLEALQKVIALLKVSDRVAHIACADATVWTPPNGESYDILLSETMKHMLQQEPQVKIFSHLQQFLKPTGMLIPASVQLDAWLHSSESGKNIHLGELLTLDRSTAAALHAGDDSCLSGSLLIPECDEGMTDLKVTTFIRIYGDHCLQENQSQLTLPRYKKNIRPVPGSKLDFHYRLNDYPDFEFSYRSRPATEDLPLPDSTEVGELGVYHLKRIWSKAAYAKAGKLDEAVRRREWLLDQLVFELLGAPMEKALATIYQSRRFQDVEQWFKEASEEDISAQRASSINARVMDELEALHG, encoded by the coding sequence ATGACTGATGCTGGAGCCAATAATCCCATAAACGCCGACGGCATTATCGAGACAACGCAAAAATTACTGTGCGCGACCTCCGCCGCCGCCAAGCCCCACCTGGATGCGCTGGTCAGTGCGCTCGCGACGGTGACGGGAATTGATCTTTATCCTTCCTGCTATAACGAAGACTTGTCTACCCAGACTGGGTTTGGTAAGGCGATTTCGCCTCTGGAGGCGGGCAGGTGCGCCTGGGATATCGAGCGCACGCGAATATTCATGGCGGGCGTCTATCAGGCGATACAGGATGTATTGCAGCGACAGGACAGGGTGGAGCTGCTGTATGCGGGAACCGGACCATTCGGGCTTCTATTGGCGCCGCTGGCGCCGTTGTTTCCTGCGGATAAATTGAAAGTGACGCTGCTGGACATTCATGAGGCTTCGCTGGAGGCGTTGCAGAAGGTGATTGCTCTGCTGAAGGTCTCGGACCGGGTCGCTCATATCGCCTGCGCAGACGCCACGGTCTGGACGCCTCCCAATGGCGAGTCCTATGACATTCTGCTATCGGAGACGATGAAGCATATGCTGCAACAGGAGCCGCAAGTGAAGATATTTTCTCACTTGCAACAGTTTCTAAAACCGACTGGTATGTTGATACCGGCGTCAGTGCAGCTGGACGCCTGGCTGCATTCTTCGGAAAGCGGTAAGAATATCCACCTGGGTGAGCTGCTTACGCTGGATCGGTCGACGGCGGCGGCGCTCCATGCCGGCGATGACTCCTGTCTCTCTGGTTCTTTGTTAATCCCCGAATGCGACGAGGGTATGACGGATCTTAAGGTAACGACGTTTATCCGAATTTATGGCGATCATTGTCTGCAGGAGAATCAGTCGCAGCTGACTTTGCCCAGATATAAGAAAAACATACGACCGGTTCCCGGTAGCAAGCTGGATTTTCACTACCGCCTGAATGATTACCCGGATTTTGAGTTCTCCTATCGCAGTCGTCCTGCGACGGAGGACCTTCCTTTACCCGACAGTACGGAAGTGGGAGAGTTGGGCGTGTATCACCTCAAACGGATATGGTCGAAAGCCGCATACGCCAAGGCGGGTAAGCTGGATGAAGCGGTTCGGAGACGAGAGTGGCTGCTGGATCAGTTGGTGTTTGAACTGTTGGGCGCGCCGATGGAAAAGGCCCTGGCGACGATATATCAAAGTCGGCGCTTTCAGGACGTTGAACAGTGGTTTAAAGAAGCGTCAGAGGAAGACATCAGCGCTCAGCGGGCGTCCTCCATCAACGCCAGGGTAATGGATGAGCTGGAGGCTTTGCATGGATAG